From one Caldichromatium japonicum genomic stretch:
- the rluD gene encoding 23S rRNA pseudouridine(1911/1915/1917) synthase RluD, with the protein MTTRQVLYLRRELRIGPTDGSERLDRALARLLPEFSRSCIQRWIEAGQILVDGRPCRSRDPVFGGESISITAELTPVDEHRPQAITLNIVYEDPHLLVIHKPAGLVVHPAAGNPDGTLQNALLHHDPALATLPRAGIVHRLDKETSGLMVVARTLEAHCALVEQLRQRLVYREYRALVQGALVAGGRIEAPIGRHPTQRTRMAVVSHGRPAVTHYRVLESLPGHTFLAVRLETGRTHQIRVHLAHIHHPLVGDQTYGARPRPPRGASPQLIAALQHFPRQALHAIRLGLIHPQRGREMQWEIPLAADLAALLDLLRREQAHGMADA; encoded by the coding sequence ATGACCACTAGGCAAGTTTTGTACCTCCGCCGTGAACTGCGCATCGGTCCTACCGATGGCAGCGAGCGGCTAGACCGTGCCTTGGCGCGGCTGTTGCCTGAGTTCTCCCGCAGCTGTATCCAGCGATGGATCGAGGCGGGGCAGATCCTGGTCGATGGACGCCCTTGCCGCAGCCGCGACCCGGTCTTCGGAGGTGAATCGATCTCCATTACGGCCGAATTGACGCCGGTCGATGAGCATCGGCCACAGGCGATCACCCTCAATATCGTCTATGAGGACCCCCATCTTCTGGTCATCCATAAACCGGCTGGACTGGTGGTGCATCCAGCGGCGGGCAATCCGGACGGCACGCTGCAAAATGCGCTGCTCCATCATGATCCTGCCCTGGCCACCCTGCCGCGCGCGGGTATCGTCCACCGCCTCGACAAAGAGACCAGCGGGCTAATGGTGGTAGCGCGAACCCTGGAGGCTCATTGCGCCTTGGTCGAACAGCTGCGACAGCGCCTTGTCTATCGCGAATATCGCGCCCTGGTACAGGGTGCGCTCGTCGCCGGCGGGCGGATCGAAGCGCCGATCGGTCGCCACCCGACCCAGCGCACCCGGATGGCGGTGGTCTCCCATGGCCGGCCAGCGGTGACCCATTACCGGGTGCTGGAGTCCTTGCCGGGGCATACATTTTTAGCAGTACGGCTGGAGACGGGACGCACCCACCAGATCCGCGTCCATCTGGCCCACATTCATCATCCTCTGGTGGGCGACCAGACCTATGGGGCACGACCGCGCCCACCGCGCGGCGCCTCGCCGCAACTCATTGCGGCGCTCCAGCATTTTCCGCGTCAGGCGCTGCATGCCATCCGCTTGGGATTGATCCACCCGCAGCGCGGCAGGGAGATGCAGTGGGAGATACCGCTGGCCGCTGATCTGGCGGCGCTGTTGGATCTGTTGCGAAGAGAGCAGGCACATGGAATGGCTGACGCCTGA
- a CDS encoding outer membrane protein assembly factor BamD, producing MPSSCKQLAIVMLAALLAGCGVFGKKGDETEGWSAAKLYAEASAELKAGSYQRAIELYEKLEARYPFGRYAMQAQLDVAYAHYRADEPEEALAAADRFIKLYPQNPYVDYAYYLKGIINYNRGISFLDRLIPTDASQRDPGAALDAFKDFAVLVERFPNSKYAEDARQRMVYLRNNLAMNEVHVARYYLKRGAYLAAANRANHVIQHYQRTSAVDDALEVLIAAYRALGKDDLAADAQRVLDLNRQAGRFAPEPAPPERPDLLQRVWEALKLDED from the coding sequence ATGCCAAGCAGTTGCAAACAGTTAGCCATTGTGATGCTCGCGGCCCTACTCGCGGGCTGCGGTGTTTTTGGCAAAAAGGGCGACGAGACCGAGGGCTGGAGCGCCGCTAAGCTGTATGCTGAGGCCTCGGCTGAACTGAAGGCAGGGTCCTATCAGCGCGCCATCGAGCTCTATGAAAAGCTCGAGGCCCGCTATCCCTTCGGGCGCTATGCGATGCAGGCCCAGTTGGATGTCGCCTATGCCCATTATCGCGCCGATGAGCCTGAAGAGGCGCTGGCAGCCGCCGACCGCTTCATCAAGCTCTATCCGCAGAATCCGTATGTCGATTATGCCTACTATCTCAAGGGCATCATCAACTATAACCGCGGAATCAGCTTTCTCGATCGCCTCATCCCCACCGATGCCTCGCAGCGCGACCCCGGCGCGGCGCTGGATGCCTTCAAGGACTTTGCCGTCCTGGTCGAGCGCTTCCCGAACAGCAAATATGCCGAGGATGCGCGCCAGCGGATGGTCTATCTGCGCAACAACCTCGCAATGAATGAGGTCCATGTCGCGCGTTATTATCTCAAACGCGGGGCCTATCTCGCTGCTGCCAACCGCGCCAATCACGTTATCCAGCATTATCAGCGCACCAGCGCCGTGGACGACGCGCTCGAGGTGCTGATCGCCGCCTATCGCGCGCTGGGCAAGGACGACCTTGCCGCCGATGCCCAGCGTGTGCTCGATCTCAACCGCCAGGCCGGGCGCTTTGCCCCAGAGCCGGCGCCCCCCGAGCGTCCAGACCTGCTCCAGCGGGTCTGGGAGGCGCTCAAGCTCGACGAGGATTAG
- a CDS encoding P-II family nitrogen regulator: MKKIEAIIKPFKLDDVREALSAVGIRGMTAMGVKGFGRQKGHTELYRGAEYVVDFLPKVKIELILPDGRVEECIHAIMGAARTGEIGDGKIFISAVERVVHIRTGEENEAAI; the protein is encoded by the coding sequence ATGAAAAAGATCGAAGCCATCATCAAGCCCTTCAAGCTGGACGATGTACGCGAGGCGCTCTCCGCCGTGGGCATCAGGGGTATGACCGCAATGGGGGTCAAGGGCTTCGGGCGCCAAAAGGGGCACACCGAGCTCTACCGCGGCGCAGAGTATGTGGTCGATTTCCTGCCCAAGGTCAAGATCGAACTGATCCTCCCCGACGGCCGGGTCGAGGAGTGTATTCATGCCATTATGGGTGCCGCACGCACCGGTGAGATCGGTGATGGCAAGATCTTCATCTCTGCGGTCGAGCGGGTCGTACACATCCGCACCGGCGAGGAGAACGAGGCCGCAATCTAG
- a CDS encoding NAD+ synthase: protein MPCRIQILQCNAHVGDLNGNAGRLIDAVAQARAAGVDLLVCPELVLTGYPPEDLLLRPDFIAAVEATLRRVQEGVQGITLVLGYPRAAVGGLYNVAGVIRDGALIAEYAKQYLPNYSVFDEKRYFQSGRFPCVFAHNGLRVGLSICEDIWHEEPVRQAVAAGAQVLLSLNASPFHVGKSAEREALVAAHARAHGLTILYANLVGGQDELVFDGASFVVAPDGRVVQRAPGFIEATLTLELDPLGQPHPLDPETLGALHAEESAIYDALVLGVRDYVRKNGFGGAILGLSGGVDSALTLAIAVDALGPERVEVVLMPSRYTAAMSIEDALEEARHLGVKAHLIPIEPAFQTFMEMLAPVFAGQPADVTEENIQARCRGLILMALSNKLGKILLTTGNKSELAVGYATLYGDMAGGFAPIKDVPKTLVYRLARYRNAQAPVIPERVMTRAPSAELRPNQTDQDSLPPYELLDAILNHYIEGDEGVEAIIARGYPPETVRQVVRLVDRSEYKRRQAPPGVRISRRAFGRDRRYPLTNGFKA from the coding sequence GTGCCCTGTCGCATCCAGATCCTGCAATGCAATGCCCATGTCGGCGATCTCAACGGCAATGCCGGGCGGCTCATCGATGCTGTAGCCCAAGCGCGCGCCGCCGGTGTCGATCTGCTGGTCTGCCCTGAATTGGTCCTCACCGGCTATCCGCCCGAAGATCTGCTCTTGCGCCCCGACTTTATCGCCGCGGTGGAGGCGACACTGCGGCGTGTCCAGGAAGGTGTTCAGGGGATCACCCTGGTTCTGGGTTATCCGCGCGCAGCGGTCGGCGGCCTTTACAATGTCGCAGGGGTGATCCGCGATGGGGCCTTGATCGCTGAATATGCCAAGCAATATCTGCCAAATTACAGCGTCTTCGACGAAAAACGTTACTTTCAGTCGGGACGCTTTCCTTGTGTCTTCGCGCACAATGGGCTGCGCGTTGGCTTGAGCATTTGCGAGGACATCTGGCATGAAGAGCCCGTCCGTCAGGCAGTCGCCGCCGGCGCCCAGGTCTTGCTCAGCCTCAATGCCTCGCCCTTTCATGTGGGTAAATCCGCCGAACGCGAGGCGCTGGTAGCAGCGCACGCGCGTGCGCATGGTCTGACGATCCTCTATGCCAATCTGGTTGGCGGTCAGGACGAGCTGGTCTTTGACGGCGCCTCCTTCGTCGTCGCCCCCGATGGTCGGGTTGTGCAGCGTGCGCCCGGGTTTATCGAGGCGACCCTGACCCTGGAGCTCGATCCTCTAGGCCAACCGCATCCACTGGACCCAGAGACCCTGGGTGCCCTTCATGCGGAAGAGTCCGCCATCTATGACGCCTTGGTGCTCGGTGTGCGCGATTATGTGCGCAAGAACGGCTTTGGCGGGGCGATATTGGGGCTTTCGGGAGGGGTCGATTCGGCCCTGACCTTGGCCATCGCAGTCGATGCCTTGGGGCCAGAGCGGGTAGAAGTGGTGCTCATGCCCTCGCGCTATACCGCAGCGATGAGCATCGAGGATGCCCTGGAAGAGGCCAGGCATTTGGGGGTCAAGGCCCATCTCATCCCGATCGAACCTGCCTTTCAGACCTTCATGGAGATGCTCGCGCCGGTCTTTGCCGGGCAGCCGGCGGATGTCACCGAAGAGAACATCCAGGCGCGCTGCCGTGGTCTGATCTTGATGGCGCTGAGCAACAAGCTGGGCAAGATCCTATTGACCACGGGCAACAAGAGCGAGCTGGCGGTCGGTTATGCAACCCTCTATGGCGACATGGCCGGGGGCTTCGCGCCGATCAAGGACGTCCCCAAGACTTTGGTCTATCGCCTGGCGCGCTATCGCAATGCGCAGGCACCCGTGATCCCCGAGCGCGTCATGACCCGTGCACCCTCGGCGGAGCTGCGTCCCAATCAAACCGATCAGGATAGCCTGCCGCCCTATGAACTGCTCGATGCCATCCTCAATCACTATATCGAGGGCGATGAGGGGGTTGAGGCCATCATCGCGCGCGGTTATCCCCCGGAGACCGTCAGACAGGTGGTGCGCCTGGTCGACCGCAGTGAATATAAACGCCGTCAGGCCCCGCCGGGCGTGCGGATCTCGCGACGCGCCTTCGGGCGCGACCGCCGCTACCCACTGACCAACGGGTTTAAGGCGTGA
- a CDS encoding DUF2835 domain-containing protein, whose product MQRLYFSLNIPRDDYLRYYRGAAARVMARAQDGRTLSLPASRLRPFVTHTGIQGRFCAVLGPDNRLISLERQPD is encoded by the coding sequence ATGCAACGTCTCTATTTCAGCCTCAATATCCCTCGGGATGACTATCTGCGTTATTACCGCGGGGCGGCAGCACGGGTGATGGCGCGCGCCCAGGATGGACGCACCCTATCACTGCCGGCCTCCAGACTGCGTCCGTTTGTCACCCATACGGGTATCCAGGGCCGGTTTTGTGCCGTCCTTGGCCCAGATAACCGTCTGATCAGTCTCGAACGCCAGCCGGATTGA
- the rpoS gene encoding RNA polymerase sigma factor RpoS, producing MASAKYRETDKLSESDEDFLLDLDEAIESTGSEETDVDLLDEETADLAEERLLEAAEGDLDATRLYLNEIGESKLLTPEEEIYYARRAQAGDNEARQRMIVSNLRLVVKIARRYLNRGLPLLDLIEEGNLGLIRAVEKFDPERGFRFSTYATWWIRQTIERAIMNQTRTVRLPIHVVKEINAYLRASRKLSQRLDHDPTSEDIAQSLDRSPEEVKRLLGLNERITSVDTPYSKDADRSLLEMLQDERVPDPSDALQDEGLYANIEHWLSQLNDKQREVVERRFGLHGHENSTLESVARELGVTRERVRQIQMDALRRLRDILEKEGFSVDALFK from the coding sequence ATGGCAAGCGCCAAATACCGCGAGACCGATAAGCTCAGCGAAAGCGATGAGGATTTCCTGCTGGATCTCGATGAGGCGATAGAGTCCACGGGGAGCGAGGAGACAGATGTCGATCTGCTCGACGAGGAGACGGCGGATCTTGCCGAGGAGCGCCTGCTTGAAGCCGCCGAGGGCGATCTCGATGCCACGCGGCTCTATCTCAACGAGATCGGCGAATCCAAGCTCCTGACCCCCGAGGAAGAGATCTATTACGCACGGCGCGCCCAGGCCGGCGACAACGAGGCGCGCCAGCGCATGATCGTCAGCAACCTGCGCCTGGTGGTCAAGATCGCGCGCCGTTATCTCAATCGCGGCCTACCGCTCCTAGATTTGATCGAGGAGGGAAATCTGGGATTGATCCGCGCGGTGGAAAAGTTCGATCCAGAGCGTGGTTTTCGCTTCTCGACCTATGCAACCTGGTGGATCCGCCAGACCATCGAACGGGCGATCATGAATCAGACGCGTACGGTGCGTCTGCCCATCCACGTCGTCAAGGAGATCAACGCCTATCTGCGCGCCTCGCGCAAACTCTCCCAGCGTCTGGATCACGACCCGACCTCAGAGGACATCGCGCAATCGCTCGACCGCTCGCCCGAGGAGGTCAAGCGTCTCCTGGGTCTCAACGAGCGTATCACCTCGGTCGATACCCCTTACAGTAAGGATGCTGACCGTTCGCTGTTGGAGATGCTCCAAGACGAACGCGTCCCCGACCCCAGCGACGCGCTCCAGGACGAGGGGCTGTATGCCAATATCGAGCATTGGCTCAGCCAGCTCAACGATAAACAGCGCGAGGTGGTCGAGCGCCGGTTCGGGCTGCATGGTCATGAGAACTCCACCCTAGAAAGTGTGGCGCGCGAGCTCGGCGTGACCCGCGAGCGGGTGCGCCAGATCCAGATGGACGCCTTGCGCCGCCTGCGCGACATCTTGGAAAAGGAAGGCTTTTCCGTCGATGCGCTCTTCAAATAA
- the surE gene encoding 5'/3'-nucleotidase SurE gives MKILVSNDDGYQSPGLIALADALRSLGEVMVVAPDRDRSGASNSLTLDRPLRARRMPNGFIQVDGTPTDCVHLALTGLPSIDPDIVVAGINHGPNLGDDVLYSGTVAAATEGRFLGLPSIAVSLASSVPQHLDTAARVAVYLVKRLQEEPLEPSIILNVNVPDVPYEKLQGFKATRLGHRHKAEPVIEARDPRGHPIYWVGPAGPEQDAGPGTDFHALRAGFVSITPLQVDLTRHAALITLSDWLAGGCQDTGAAS, from the coding sequence ATGAAGATCCTTGTCAGCAATGATGATGGCTATCAGTCCCCTGGCCTGATCGCCCTCGCCGACGCCCTGAGGTCCCTAGGCGAGGTCATGGTCGTAGCCCCGGATCGCGATCGCAGCGGGGCGAGCAATTCGCTCACCCTCGATCGCCCGTTGCGCGCAAGGCGCATGCCCAATGGCTTCATCCAGGTCGATGGTACACCCACCGACTGTGTCCATCTGGCGCTCACCGGCCTGCCGTCGATCGATCCGGATATCGTGGTGGCGGGGATCAATCATGGCCCAAATCTAGGCGATGATGTCTTGTATTCGGGAACGGTCGCTGCAGCCACCGAGGGGCGTTTTTTGGGCCTGCCGTCCATCGCCGTCTCCCTGGCCTCGAGCGTGCCCCAACATCTCGATACCGCTGCCAGGGTGGCCGTGTACCTGGTCAAGCGACTCCAGGAGGAGCCCCTTGAGCCCAGCATCATCCTGAACGTCAATGTCCCCGATGTGCCCTACGAGAAACTACAGGGCTTTAAGGCGACGCGCCTTGGACACCGGCACAAGGCCGAGCCCGTGATCGAGGCGCGGGATCCGCGGGGTCATCCGATCTACTGGGTGGGTCCAGCGGGACCGGAGCAGGACGCCGGCCCGGGGACCGATTTCCATGCCTTACGCGCGGGTTTTGTCTCGATCACCCCTCTGCAAGTCGATCTGACACGGCACGCGGCCCTTATAACCCTGAGCGACTGGTTGGCCGGTGGATGCCAAGACACAGGGGCTGCGTCTTGA
- a CDS encoding Smr/MutS family protein, which translates to MRSKLPESECKLFREQVEDVEPLYSDLAEPFHRRPPPIPRPHPPEPLEEEGQMALSESEVKTHDYLLFARPGLQRRVLAALQRGAFPIELEVDLHGLKVEHAHQVLAEFLADCRERRVRCVRIIHGKGKRSEGAVPVLKAKVNYWLRLYHQVLAFCSATQRDGGSGAVYVLLRNPDKWNLRRRPRRP; encoded by the coding sequence ATGCGATCCAAACTCCCCGAGTCCGAATGCAAGCTCTTTCGCGAACAGGTCGAGGATGTCGAGCCACTGTACTCTGACCTTGCCGAGCCCTTTCACCGGCGGCCACCGCCGATCCCTCGCCCACACCCGCCAGAACCCCTGGAGGAAGAGGGGCAGATGGCACTCTCCGAGTCCGAGGTCAAGACCCATGACTATCTGCTCTTTGCCCGCCCAGGTCTGCAACGCCGCGTGCTGGCTGCACTGCAACGCGGCGCCTTTCCCATCGAGCTCGAGGTCGATCTGCATGGGCTCAAGGTCGAGCATGCGCATCAGGTCCTGGCCGAGTTTCTGGCCGACTGTCGCGAGCGGCGGGTGCGCTGTGTGCGGATCATCCACGGCAAGGGGAAGCGCTCAGAGGGGGCTGTGCCCGTACTCAAGGCCAAGGTCAATTATTGGCTGAGGTTGTATCATCAGGTGCTGGCCTTTTGCTCGGCCACCCAGCGCGATGGCGGAAGCGGTGCCGTCTATGTGCTATTGCGCAATCCGGATAAATGGAACCTGCGCCGCAGACCGCGCCGTCCATAG
- the lgt gene encoding prolipoprotein diacylglyceryl transferase, with the protein MLVYPDIHPIALSLGPLKIHWYGLMYLIGFIAAWMLGRWRARRPDLGWTPEMVDDLIFYGVIGVVVGGRLGYMLFYGLDQLLANPINLLKVWEGGMSFHGGLLGVMVAAYLLARRYRLGFFQVSDFLAPLVPPGLFAGRIGNFINGELWGHRTQVPWGVQLPCDRFAQQCLDQAPGTTLSPAVHPSQLYEAVLEGMALFILLWLFARRPRPTMAISGLFLLAYGVFRVLVEFVRTPDAHIGYLAFGWLTMGQVLSLPMIVGGLLLMALAYRRQVMSLRRST; encoded by the coding sequence ATGCTGGTCTATCCTGACATCCATCCCATTGCTCTCAGCCTAGGTCCGCTCAAGATCCATTGGTACGGCTTGATGTATCTCATCGGCTTCATCGCCGCCTGGATGCTGGGCCGCTGGCGCGCCCGCCGCCCCGACCTAGGCTGGACGCCGGAGATGGTCGATGACCTGATCTTTTACGGTGTGATCGGGGTGGTGGTCGGCGGACGCCTGGGCTATATGCTCTTTTATGGCCTCGATCAGCTCCTGGCCAACCCGATCAATCTCTTGAAGGTCTGGGAAGGCGGCATGTCCTTCCATGGTGGTCTCCTGGGGGTGATGGTTGCCGCATATCTCTTGGCGCGGCGCTATCGCCTGGGCTTTTTTCAGGTCAGCGATTTTTTGGCCCCCTTGGTCCCGCCGGGTCTATTCGCTGGGCGGATCGGTAATTTCATCAATGGCGAGCTCTGGGGACACCGCACCCAGGTCCCCTGGGGGGTGCAGCTCCCTTGCGATCGCTTTGCGCAACAGTGTTTGGATCAAGCGCCAGGCACGACCTTAAGCCCAGCAGTCCACCCCTCGCAGCTCTATGAGGCTGTGCTCGAAGGGATGGCATTGTTCATCCTGTTGTGGCTCTTTGCCCGCAGACCCCGCCCGACAATGGCCATCTCAGGTCTGTTTTTGCTCGCTTACGGGGTCTTCCGCGTCCTGGTCGAGTTTGTGCGCACCCCAGATGCCCACATCGGCTATTTGGCCTTCGGCTGGCTGACCATGGGTCAGGTCCTATCCCTGCCGATGATCGTCGGCGGATTGTTGTTGATGGCCCTGGCCTATCGTCGCCAGGTCATGTCCCTCAGGCGCTCGACATGA
- the rpsT gene encoding 30S ribosomal protein S20, with amino-acid sequence MANSPQARKRARQAEKRRMRNKAQMSALRTFIKKVIKAIQSGDKESALQAYRDVEPRLDRAACKGLIHRNKAARHKSRLSAHIKAMSA; translated from the coding sequence TTGGCTAATTCACCCCAAGCGCGCAAGCGCGCACGGCAAGCAGAAAAGCGCCGCATGCGCAACAAGGCGCAGATGAGCGCCTTGCGTACCTTCATCAAAAAGGTCATCAAGGCGATTCAGTCCGGAGATAAGGAATCGGCCCTTCAGGCATACCGCGATGTCGAACCGCGCCTCGACCGTGCTGCGTGTAAGGGATTGATCCATCGCAACAAGGCCGCCCGCCATAAGAGCCGCTTGAGTGCACACATCAAGGCGATGTCCGCCTGA
- the murJ gene encoding murein biosynthesis integral membrane protein MurJ, protein MVRLASSVATVGGATLVSRVLGFIRDLTIARLFGADAATDAFFVAFKIPNLARRLFAEGAFAMALVPTLQTQRQRGKAALASFIADLTGTLGLGVSLITLLGILGAPALILAFAPGFGAAPDQFALSVSLLRLTLPYLALISLAALAASILNTQERFAVPAITPALLNLAMIACALWLAPCVETPIMALAWGVLLGGLLQLAVQLPPLAQLGLMPRPRFAPGATEVIQVFRRMGPSILGSSVGQISLLLDTVLASLLATGSISWLYYADRLMELPLGLVGAALGTVVLPRLTRHHNECAHQLFADTLDWALRLGLVLGLPAAIGLAVLAGPLVATLFHSSSFGAEDARMAAWGLIAYAFGIPPFILIRVLVSAYYARQEVRTPAQIALIVLGLGLILHLILMAWIGHVGLALATTLTALLDAALLLHHLLRAGIYRPSAAFKRLMLQTLAAGLCMGLALGWGVGSLEDWLAEPGISRWLGLTGWILAGLLLYGGILALSGVRPRALWF, encoded by the coding sequence ATGGTGAGATTGGCATCATCGGTCGCAACGGTCGGGGGGGCAACGCTCGTCTCGCGGGTATTGGGTTTCATCCGCGACCTGACGATCGCCCGGCTATTCGGCGCCGATGCTGCGACGGATGCCTTTTTTGTCGCCTTCAAGATCCCCAACCTTGCACGCCGGCTATTCGCCGAGGGCGCGTTTGCCATGGCCCTGGTGCCGACGCTTCAGACCCAGCGGCAGCGGGGCAAGGCGGCGCTAGCATCGTTCATCGCCGACCTGACCGGTACCTTGGGGCTCGGGGTCTCGCTGATCACCTTGCTCGGGATCCTGGGGGCGCCTGCCTTGATCCTCGCCTTTGCCCCTGGGTTTGGCGCAGCACCCGATCAATTCGCCCTGAGCGTTAGCCTGCTGCGTCTCACCCTGCCCTATCTCGCCTTGATCAGCCTCGCGGCCTTGGCAGCCAGTATCCTGAATACCCAAGAGCGCTTCGCAGTCCCCGCCATCACTCCGGCCCTGCTCAATCTGGCGATGATCGCCTGCGCCCTGTGGCTTGCACCATGTGTGGAGACGCCGATCATGGCGCTGGCCTGGGGCGTACTGCTCGGCGGTCTGTTACAGCTCGCTGTCCAGCTCCCGCCCTTGGCTCAGCTTGGACTCATGCCGCGCCCCCGTTTTGCCCCAGGCGCTACGGAGGTGATTCAGGTCTTTAGGCGCATGGGGCCCTCGATCCTGGGGAGCTCGGTCGGCCAGATCAGTTTATTGCTCGATACGGTCCTGGCATCCTTGCTCGCCACCGGTAGCATCTCTTGGCTCTATTACGCCGACCGGCTGATGGAGCTCCCATTGGGTCTCGTGGGCGCGGCTCTCGGGACCGTGGTCCTGCCGCGGCTGACGCGCCATCACAACGAATGCGCCCATCAGCTGTTCGCCGACACCCTCGATTGGGCCTTGCGCCTAGGTTTGGTCCTCGGCCTGCCGGCGGCCATCGGTTTGGCGGTACTCGCCGGCCCGCTGGTGGCAACCCTCTTTCATTCCTCATCGTTTGGTGCCGAGGATGCCCGTATGGCTGCCTGGGGTCTGATTGCCTACGCTTTCGGCATCCCACCCTTCATCCTGATCCGGGTCTTGGTCTCTGCCTATTATGCCCGTCAGGAGGTGCGCACACCCGCTCAGATCGCCCTGATTGTCCTTGGTTTAGGCCTGATCCTCCATCTTATCCTCATGGCTTGGATCGGGCATGTAGGGCTTGCCTTGGCGACAACACTCACTGCTCTGCTCGATGCCGCCCTTCTGCTGCACCATCTGCTGCGGGCCGGCATCTACCGTCCCTCGGCCGCGTTCAAGCGGCTTATGCTCCAAACCCTAGCTGCGGGTCTATGCATGGGGCTGGCACTTGGCTGGGGTGTAGGTTCGCTTGAGGACTGGCTCGCCGAACCAGGTATCAGCCGCTGGTTGGGACTGACCGGTTGGATCTTGGCTGGCCTGTTGCTCTATGGCGGGATACTCGCGCTGTCAGGGGTCAGGCCCAGGGCGCTCTGGTTTTAG
- a CDS encoding response regulator, whose protein sequence is MVMSTQSPQSATTMDDSQPTILIVDDAPENLAVLSELLQSEYRVRAATSGERALKVIKTPPKPDLILLDVMMPGMNGYTLFDRLRVDPETADIPVIFVTAMDSTEAEIQALDVGAVDYIVKPIVPPILRARVHTQLELKRARDWLKNQNSYLEAELQRRMSEVLAIQDVGIHALAHLAEIRDPETGNHLRRTQGYVRALAEELSTHPRFKDFLTPHNIEFLVKSAPLHDIGKVGIPDHILLKPGKLTPEEWEIMKTHTRLGRDAIEQAERDVDRQIEFLAMAKEIAHYHHERWDGTGYPEGLAGDQIPIAARLMALADVFDALISQRVYKQPLLFDEAYRIIVAGRGSHFDPDVVDAFIARFPEFCTIATRYGDLEEKAACKPLAGANGSILT, encoded by the coding sequence ATGGTCATGTCAACCCAGTCGCCGCAAAGTGCCACCACGATGGACGATAGCCAGCCTACAATCCTCATTGTCGATGACGCCCCGGAAAATCTTGCCGTGCTGAGCGAGCTGCTGCAGAGCGAGTATCGTGTGCGGGCGGCGACCTCGGGCGAACGGGCGCTGAAGGTCATCAAGACCCCGCCCAAGCCGGACCTGATCCTGCTTGATGTCATGATGCCCGGGATGAATGGCTATACGCTCTTCGACCGGCTGCGCGTCGATCCCGAGACTGCCGATATCCCAGTGATCTTCGTCACCGCCATGGACAGCACCGAGGCCGAGATCCAGGCTCTGGACGTCGGCGCGGTTGATTATATCGTCAAGCCGATCGTCCCCCCGATCCTGCGTGCGCGGGTGCATACCCAACTTGAGCTGAAACGCGCCCGCGACTGGCTTAAGAATCAAAACAGCTATCTCGAGGCGGAGCTCCAGCGGCGGATGAGCGAGGTCCTGGCGATCCAGGATGTCGGCATCCATGCCCTGGCGCATCTCGCCGAGATCCGCGACCCCGAGACCGGCAATCATCTGCGCCGTACCCAGGGTTATGTGCGTGCCCTGGCCGAGGAATTGTCCACCCATCCGCGATTCAAGGACTTTTTGACCCCGCACAATATCGAGTTCTTGGTCAAATCGGCACCGCTCCATGATATCGGCAAGGTCGGGATCCCCGATCATATCCTGCTCAAGCCGGGCAAGCTCACCCCAGAGGAATGGGAGATCATGAAGACCCATACCCGGCTGGGGCGCGATGCCATCGAACAGGCCGAACGCGATGTCGATCGCCAGATCGAGTTTTTGGCGATGGCCAAAGAGATCGCCCATTATCACCACGAGCGCTGGGATGGAACCGGCTACCCTGAGGGTTTAGCGGGTGATCAGATCCCGATCGCTGCCCGTCTCATGGCGCTCGCCGATGTCTTCGACGCCCTGATCTCACAGCGGGTCTATAAGCAGCCGCTGCTGTTCGATGAGGCCTATCGGATCATCGTCGCCGGACGCGGCAGCCATTTCGATCCAGATGTTGTGGATGCTTTCATCGCGCGCTTTCCCGAGTTTTGCACGATTGCGACTCGCTATGGCGATCTGGAGGAAAAGGCGGCCTGCAAGCCCCTGGCCGGGGCGAACGGTTCTATCCTGACCTAG